The Algoriphagus halophilus sequence ACTGCAGGTGCACAAAGTTCATCGTAGACTTGATTCCATGGATTCAGAAAAAACCTGGAATGAAAGGTCCAGCGATACATATCCGGACTGGTCCAATATCCCCATTGGTTGGTACTGAAAAGGATGTAATCCCCTTTGTAATTGACGATGACCGGATCTGCCGTGGCCCTGTGACGGCCCCACTCGGTAAAATTCGGGATGGGCGTATACCCATAGTCCAGGTTGATGGGATTGCAATAGGTTAACTGCTGGGAAAACACAGGAGAAATACCTTTTATAAACAAGGCGAGCAATAGAAGAAAACGGTTCATTTGGGCTGAATTAATCTTCTACAAGATAAAAAAAAGAAAAATCCCCTAGGTAGTGCAGGGGATTTGGATTGGTTTATAATTTCCGGAGTGAAACTGCATTGATGCAATATCGAAGTCCACTGGGCTTCGGCCCATCTGGAAAGACATGTCCCAAATGAGCATCACAAACATTGCAGGTCACTTCCACCCGGATCATTCCAAAACTTACATCCTTGGTGTAGGCCACATGGGACAAGTCAATAGGTTGTGTAAAAGATGGCCATCCTGTGCCACTTTCAAACTTTACGGTAGCATCAAAAAGCTCCGTACCACAACATACACAGGCATATTTACCGGGTTCAAATAAACTGCAAAGTTCAGAACTATGTGCCCTTTCAGTTCCTTTTTGTCTGGCAACTCTGAATTCTTCAGGGCTTAACAATTCCCTCCATTCCGCATCCGTTTTCTCCACTCTCCTTGGAGGCTTGGGATTGCCCTGATTCGTAAACTTGATTACATCATTCCAATTAATCATCATTCGTATTCTTCTTATTTTTTTGTTGAAACGGAAACAGGTCTAAGTAACAGCAGATTCTTTTAATTAATTCTGAATGGCATCAAATTGTTTTTGAATATGTTCCAAACCAGGTTCCTTTCTCATCCAAACCAT is a genomic window containing:
- the msrB gene encoding peptide-methionine (R)-S-oxide reductase MsrB; the encoded protein is MINWNDVIKFTNQGNPKPPRRVEKTDAEWRELLSPEEFRVARQKGTERAHSSELCSLFEPGKYACVCCGTELFDATVKFESGTGWPSFTQPIDLSHVAYTKDVSFGMIRVEVTCNVCDAHLGHVFPDGPKPSGLRYCINAVSLRKL